In Odontesthes bonariensis isolate fOdoBon6 chromosome 22, fOdoBon6.hap1, whole genome shotgun sequence, one genomic interval encodes:
- the tnpo1 gene encoding transportin-1 isoform X1: MECEWKPDEQGLQQILQLLKESQSPDTSTQRSVQQRLEQLNQFPDFNNYLIFVLTKLKSEDEPTRSLSGLILKNNVKAHYQNFPNGVSDFIKSECLQNIGDSSPLIRATVGILITTIASKGELQNWPELLPKLCLLLDSEDYNTCEGAFGALQKICEDSAEILDSDMLDRPLNVMIPKFLQFFKHNSPKIRSHAIACVNQFIISRTQALMLHIDPFIENLFALATDEEPEVRKNVCRALVMLLEVRLDRLLPQMHNIVEYMLQRTQDHDENVALEACEFWLTLAEQPVCKEVLCGHLAQLTPVLVNGMKYSEIDIILLKGDIEEDEAIPDNEQDIRPRFHRSRTVAQQHEGDGIEEEDDEDDELDDDDTISDWNLRKCSAAALDVLANVFRDDLLLHILPLLKELLFHPEWVVKESGILVLGAIAEGCMQGMILYLPELIPHLVQCLSDKKALVRSITCWTLSRYAHWVVSQPPDTYLKPLMTELLKRILDSNKRVQEAACSAFATLEEEACTELVPYLAFILDTLVFAFSKYQHKNLLILYDAIGTLADSVGHHLNKPEYIQMLMPPLIQKWNQLKDEDKDLFPLLECLSSVATALQSGFLPYCEPVYQRCVNLVQKTLAQAMLHQSQPDQYESPDKDFMIVALDLLSGLAEGLGGTIEQLVARSNILTLMYQCMQDKMPEVRQSSFALLGDLTKACFQHVKPCIADFMPILGTNLNPELISVCNNATWAIGEISIQMGPEMQPYIAMVLHQLVEIINRPNTPKTLLENTAITIGRLGYVCPQEVAPMLQQFIRPWCTSLRNIRDNEEKDSAFRGICTMISVNPGGVVQDFIFFCDAVASWVNPKDDLRDMFCKILHGFKNQVGEENWRRFSDQFPMPLKERLTTFYGV; this comes from the exons ATGGAGTGTGAGTGGAAGCCAGACGAGCAGGGACTTCAGCAGATACTACAGCTGCTGAAAGAGTCTCAGTCGCCAGATACGTCCACGCAGAGATCCGTCCAGCAA AGACTTGAGCAGCTGAACCAGTTTCCAGACTTTAACAACTATTTGATATTTGTCTTGACTAAATTAAAATCAGAAG ATGAACCGACTCGTTCCCTGAGCGGACTTATACTGAAGAACAATGTGAAAGCTCACTATCAGAACTTCCCAAATGGCGTGTCTGATTTCATCAAGAGCGAGTGCCTCCAAAACATCGGAGACTCTTCTCCCCTCATCCGGGCCACCGTgg GTATCCTTATCACCACAATTGCCTCCAAGGGGGAGTTACAAAACTGGCCCGAGCTTCTACCCAAACTCTGCCTGCTGCTGGATTCTGAGGACTACAACACATGTGAG GGAGCATTCGGAGCACTGCAGAAGATctgtgaggactctgcagagaTTCTGGACAGTGACATGCTGGACCGTCCTCTTAACGTCATGATCCCCAAATTCTTGCAATTTTTTAAGCACAACAGTCCTAAGATTAG GTCTCATGCTATCGCCTGCGTCAATCAGTTCATCATCAGCAGGACTCAGGCTCTTATGCTTCACATCGACCCTTTTATTGAG AACCTGTTTGCACTGGCGACAGACGAGGAGCCAGAAGTGAGGAAGAATGTTTGCAGAGCTCTTGTCATGCTGCTGGAGGTTCGTCTGGATCGTCTACTGCCACAAATGCACAACATCGTAGAG tACATGCTTCAGAGGACTCAGGACCACGATGAGAATGTTGCTCTTGAGGCCTGTGAGTTCTGGCTTACGCTGGCGGAGCAGCCGGTGTGTAAGGAAGTGCTGTGTGGTCACCTCGCCCA GCTCACTCCGGTGCTTGTCAACGGGATGAAATATTCGGAAATTGACATTATTCTGCTCAAG GGGGACATTGAGGAAGACGAAGCCATTCCAGACAACGAGCAAGACATCAGACCTCGCTTCCACCGCTCCCGCACAGTTGCCCAGCAGCATGAGGGTGATGGGATTGAAGAAGAAGATGACGAGGATGATGAACTGGATGATGATGATACTATCTCTGATTGGAACCTGC GTAAGTGCTCTGCCGCAGCATTGGATGTGTTGGCCAACGTGTTCAGAGATGATCTGTTGCTGCACATCCTCCCCCTACTCAAAGAGCTGCTTTTTCATCCAGAGTGGGTAGTTAAAGAGTCTGGCATCCTTGTACTGGGGGCTATAGCTGAAG GCTGTATGCAAGGCATGATCCTATACCTGCCTGAGCTCATCCCACATCTCGTCCAGTGCTTGTCTGATAAAAAAGCACTGGTGCGATCCATCACCTGCTGGACACTGAGCCGTTATGCGCACTGGGTTGTCAGCCAGCCCCCAGATACTTACCTAAAGCCTTTAATGACCGAGCTGCTCAAACGTATTCTGGATAGCAACAAGCGTGTGCAGGAGGCCGCTTGCAG TGCCTTTGCCACTTTGGAAGAGGAGGCTTGTACAGAGCTTGTACCCTACCTGGCATTCATCCTGGACACACTGGTCTTTGCTTTCAGCAAGTACCAGCACAAAAATCTGCTCATTCTTTATGACGCAATAGGAACGCTTGCAGATTCGGTGGGGCACCATCTCAATAAACCG GAGTACATCCAGATGTTGATGCCACCATTGATCCAGAAATGGAACCAGCTAAAAGATGAAGACAAAGATCTTTTCCCTTTATTAGAA TGTCTATCCTCTGTGGCCACAGCCCTGCAGAGTGGCTTCCTGCCCTATTGTGAGCCTGTGTACCAACGCTGTGTCAACCTGGTCCAGAAGACTCTTGCTCAGGCTATG CTTCATCAGTCACAGCCAGACCAGTATGAATCCCCCGACAAAGACTTCATGATTGTGGCTTTGGATCTTCTTAGTGGACTGGCTGAGGGTTTAGGAGGCACCATTGAGCAGCTGGTTGCTCGTAGCAACATCCTCACCCTCATGTACCAGTGCATGCAG GACAAAATGCCAGAAGTGCGTCAGAGCTCTTTTGCTCTGCTTGGCGATCTCACCAAGGCTTGTTTCCAACATGTCAAACCATGCATCG CTGATTTTATGCCCATACTGGGCACTAATTTAAACCCAGAGTTAATATCAGTGTGCAACAATGCAACATGGGCAATAGGAGAGATATCTATACAAATGG GGCCTGAAATGCAGCCATACATTGCCATGGTGCTGCACCAGCTGGTGGAGATCATTAACAGGCCCAATACCCCAAAGACTCTACTGGAAAACACAG CAATAACAATTGGTCGTCTTGGTTACGTTTGTCCTCAAGAGGTGGCACCCATGCTACAGCAGTTTATAAGACCCTG GTGCACCTCTCTGCGAAATATAAGAGACAATGAGGAGAAAGACTCTGCATTCAGAGGAATTTGCACTATGATCAGTGTAAATCCCGGAGGCGTGGTGCAG GATTTTATATTCTTCTGTGATGCAGTCGCCTCCTGGGTAAATCCAAAAGATGATCTCAGAGACATGTTCTGCAAG ATCCTTCATGGATTCAAGAACCAGGTGGGAGAGGAGAACTGGAGGCGCTTCTCAGATCAGTTCCCAATGCCGCTGAAGGAACGGCTGACAACCTTTTATGGAGTGTAA
- the tnpo1 gene encoding transportin-1 isoform X2 gives MECEWKPDEQGLQQILQLLKESQSPDTSTQRSVQQRLEQLNQFPDFNNYLIFVLTKLKSEDEPTRSLSGLILKNNVKAHYQNFPNGVSDFIKSECLQNIGDSSPLIRATVGILITTIASKGELQNWPELLPKLCLLLDSEDYNTCEGAFGALQKICEDSAEILDSDMLDRPLNVMIPKFLQFFKHNSPKIRSHAIACVNQFIISRTQALMLHIDPFIENLFALATDEEPEVRKNVCRALVMLLEVRLDRLLPQMHNIVEYMLQRTQDHDENVALEACEFWLTLAEQPVCKEVLCGHLAQLTPVLVNGMKYSEIDIILLKGDIEEDEAIPDNEQDIRPRFHRSRTVAQQHEGDGIEEEDDEDDELDDDDTISDWNLRKCSAAALDVLANVFRDDLLLHILPLLKELLFHPEWVVKESGILVLGAIAEGCMQGMILYLPELIPHLVQCLSDKKALVRSITCWTLSRYAHWVVSQPPDTYLKPLMTELLKRILDSNKRVQEAACSAFATLEEEACTELVPYLAFILDTLVFAFSKYQHKNLLILYDAIGTLADSVGHHLNKPEYIQMLMPPLIQKWNQLKDEDKDLFPLLECLSSVATALQSGFLPYCEPVYQRCVNLVQKTLAQAMLHQSQPDQYESPDKDFMIVALDLLSGLAEGLGGTIEQLVARSNILTLMYQCMQDKMPEVRQSSFALLGDLTKACFQHVKPCIADFMPILGTNLNPELISVCNNATWAIGEISIQMGPEMQPYIAMVLHQLVEIINRPNTPKTLLENTGAPLCEI, from the exons ATGGAGTGTGAGTGGAAGCCAGACGAGCAGGGACTTCAGCAGATACTACAGCTGCTGAAAGAGTCTCAGTCGCCAGATACGTCCACGCAGAGATCCGTCCAGCAA AGACTTGAGCAGCTGAACCAGTTTCCAGACTTTAACAACTATTTGATATTTGTCTTGACTAAATTAAAATCAGAAG ATGAACCGACTCGTTCCCTGAGCGGACTTATACTGAAGAACAATGTGAAAGCTCACTATCAGAACTTCCCAAATGGCGTGTCTGATTTCATCAAGAGCGAGTGCCTCCAAAACATCGGAGACTCTTCTCCCCTCATCCGGGCCACCGTgg GTATCCTTATCACCACAATTGCCTCCAAGGGGGAGTTACAAAACTGGCCCGAGCTTCTACCCAAACTCTGCCTGCTGCTGGATTCTGAGGACTACAACACATGTGAG GGAGCATTCGGAGCACTGCAGAAGATctgtgaggactctgcagagaTTCTGGACAGTGACATGCTGGACCGTCCTCTTAACGTCATGATCCCCAAATTCTTGCAATTTTTTAAGCACAACAGTCCTAAGATTAG GTCTCATGCTATCGCCTGCGTCAATCAGTTCATCATCAGCAGGACTCAGGCTCTTATGCTTCACATCGACCCTTTTATTGAG AACCTGTTTGCACTGGCGACAGACGAGGAGCCAGAAGTGAGGAAGAATGTTTGCAGAGCTCTTGTCATGCTGCTGGAGGTTCGTCTGGATCGTCTACTGCCACAAATGCACAACATCGTAGAG tACATGCTTCAGAGGACTCAGGACCACGATGAGAATGTTGCTCTTGAGGCCTGTGAGTTCTGGCTTACGCTGGCGGAGCAGCCGGTGTGTAAGGAAGTGCTGTGTGGTCACCTCGCCCA GCTCACTCCGGTGCTTGTCAACGGGATGAAATATTCGGAAATTGACATTATTCTGCTCAAG GGGGACATTGAGGAAGACGAAGCCATTCCAGACAACGAGCAAGACATCAGACCTCGCTTCCACCGCTCCCGCACAGTTGCCCAGCAGCATGAGGGTGATGGGATTGAAGAAGAAGATGACGAGGATGATGAACTGGATGATGATGATACTATCTCTGATTGGAACCTGC GTAAGTGCTCTGCCGCAGCATTGGATGTGTTGGCCAACGTGTTCAGAGATGATCTGTTGCTGCACATCCTCCCCCTACTCAAAGAGCTGCTTTTTCATCCAGAGTGGGTAGTTAAAGAGTCTGGCATCCTTGTACTGGGGGCTATAGCTGAAG GCTGTATGCAAGGCATGATCCTATACCTGCCTGAGCTCATCCCACATCTCGTCCAGTGCTTGTCTGATAAAAAAGCACTGGTGCGATCCATCACCTGCTGGACACTGAGCCGTTATGCGCACTGGGTTGTCAGCCAGCCCCCAGATACTTACCTAAAGCCTTTAATGACCGAGCTGCTCAAACGTATTCTGGATAGCAACAAGCGTGTGCAGGAGGCCGCTTGCAG TGCCTTTGCCACTTTGGAAGAGGAGGCTTGTACAGAGCTTGTACCCTACCTGGCATTCATCCTGGACACACTGGTCTTTGCTTTCAGCAAGTACCAGCACAAAAATCTGCTCATTCTTTATGACGCAATAGGAACGCTTGCAGATTCGGTGGGGCACCATCTCAATAAACCG GAGTACATCCAGATGTTGATGCCACCATTGATCCAGAAATGGAACCAGCTAAAAGATGAAGACAAAGATCTTTTCCCTTTATTAGAA TGTCTATCCTCTGTGGCCACAGCCCTGCAGAGTGGCTTCCTGCCCTATTGTGAGCCTGTGTACCAACGCTGTGTCAACCTGGTCCAGAAGACTCTTGCTCAGGCTATG CTTCATCAGTCACAGCCAGACCAGTATGAATCCCCCGACAAAGACTTCATGATTGTGGCTTTGGATCTTCTTAGTGGACTGGCTGAGGGTTTAGGAGGCACCATTGAGCAGCTGGTTGCTCGTAGCAACATCCTCACCCTCATGTACCAGTGCATGCAG GACAAAATGCCAGAAGTGCGTCAGAGCTCTTTTGCTCTGCTTGGCGATCTCACCAAGGCTTGTTTCCAACATGTCAAACCATGCATCG CTGATTTTATGCCCATACTGGGCACTAATTTAAACCCAGAGTTAATATCAGTGTGCAACAATGCAACATGGGCAATAGGAGAGATATCTATACAAATGG GGCCTGAAATGCAGCCATACATTGCCATGGTGCTGCACCAGCTGGTGGAGATCATTAACAGGCCCAATACCCCAAAGACTCTACTGGAAAACACAG GTGCACCTCTCTGCGAAATATAA